The DNA window TACAAAAATATTCTCCTCACAAATAGAGCTTCACTCAATAGTACTCAAGCAACCGATAGTgagaataaaaaatttaagaGGAGAAAGAAAGATAAACTCCAAAGAAATATGAAAATgttggaaagtggtgtgatttcaAGTGAGGGAGACCTCCCTTTATATAGTAGTTGGAATCACTAAAAAAGGAAACAATTCATGGGTTGTATTAACTATTTAATCGATTAGCCTAATCGATTAGATACTCTAAATCTGACAGTTGGAATGCCCAAAGTCCTAATTGATTAGATAAGACAAAAAATTTTCCCTTTAGCCATTTCCACAGCCCCTAAGTCATCTAAGACAACTCAAggaactttttaaattttttctcttGATAAAAAATGTTTCAAAAGgttttagtgtgtgtgtgtgtgtgtgtgtgagagagttgTCTTAGTAATCATAAGCTACTACCTTTATCTTTACAATACTCAGTTCACTCAAACAGACTGACAGACAGACATGACTCGGCGAGCTTTCACACTTTGCATTAGGGAAGCTTCAAGGCTCTTTGTTGAATATTGTATGATTATAAGAGCACTTGGTCTTGATTCCTTTTAAGATGATTTATTTAGTGTTGCAGTAGAATGTCGTCATGCATTATTGTCATCAAAACTTCAGATAGTGATATTTACTACCTATAAACACATAGATCCACAATATAGGGAAACCAACTTTTAATCAGCTGGGAGCCACCTTGTCTACTTTATATTTGTACATGAAATACTTGTTCTTTGACAGACGGATTGGAGTCATCCAAGGAGAccaaaaaatctccaagaaatgTTATGTGGATAGTCTCATGATCAAAAGAGTCCAAACCCGAGGCGTGAATATTAGGAAGGTTGGTTCAGGAATCAAGCCACCAGAAGAGGCTCACTAAGATGAAGAAGCTCCATCTTTCGGGGTGATAAAAAACATTGGAACATCAATGAAAGGCCTAAATAGGGCTCCGAGGTAATTATAAAAAGACATCCAAAAGAATTAAAGTAAAGATGTCTAAAAAGGCACGTCAATTCAAATTTTTACAGAAAGCCCCATAAGGGCATGAATACAGGAAAAAGCCACAAAGGGACAAAGAAACAAAGAATAACAAACCCTATCATTGGCCATCATGTAGGGTTATCTCCTCCATGGGTACTTTCTCCAAGTGGGAAGTCATTGGCTCGCCTTCTACCGTCATTGCATCACCACAAGGGCCATCTTTAGCGTCTTTGGCTAAGGGAGATCCTTCATGTTCTGGCAGGGAAGCCTCTTCATCATCCACAAATTGGCCATCATAGGTAACTTTGAAAACATCTAACATACACAGGTCCAGTTCAGGATATATGAAGGAGACATGTTCCTTTGCATGCCCAAAATAAGTACCAGAGGTCGCCACCAAGCCATCTTTAAGCTCTGACACCTCGCCCTCTAATTCCTTCTTGGAGTGAAAATCTTCCTTCAAAGATAACCTCATGGGATTCATTCtcccatttcttctcttttcttctcctttcttctTTCTTCACTTATCTTCTTTCTAATTTTATATCTCTTAATTTGTATAACCCTTACTAACTTAAATCCACTAATAGCCTTAGTAATACATACTCCCACTTTACTTATTTATTCTCATTTTTAGGCCCAACTAGTTATTTATATTCTCactcaaaaacccaaataatatataatacacatacatatatttcatttaattaattattcacataaaaatccaattaaatcacatattcacaaaactcaaataattaattattcagCACATCAAATAATATTATCATAGcaatagaataataaaataattaccatataaaaaattgggatgttacaacggGCCCAAAATCCCAACCTAACCCGCCATTTTTAGGCGGGTCCGCGAGCCGGCTTGAcgggccacgacccgttttgccaccccctAATTGTTTCACTCTTAAGTTGCAGATTTGAGTATTTTTCAACTTTTTGTTTCTTATTTGTAAGCTAGTTTACTTTGTGATTTTGTTGTTACCACTAGTTTGGGAATCCATTTGAGACTCTCTTGtacctttatttgattatagtgaAGATATTTCTTTGTTCTGGACGACCCATGATTTTTTACTATCACATTGAGAATTCTCCACGTTAAAATATCGGTGATCTCTTGTATTTGTAAGTGCGTACgacacttttagtgaggagagaaagagagaataataaaggaaataaggattatattattCACTTGAATTGTACAAATAAGGATACAacctatgactatttatatacaaccctaATTGGGCTTGGgcttacacaacttggattatatttgatattattatattagattatatttgatattatattaataatatcaatcccACTAATATCTCAACAAATCTAATAATATCTCAACACACCCCCTATAATCTAAGTTGTCGAACAACTCTAGTCATAGTCGAactgaactattcctaatttctttctcaaattcaggaatctctcgatcttcaatcctttggtgaaaatTTCGGCCAACTGTGCTTCACTTGACCAATGCCTAACTTCAAGTGCACCTCGATTCACCTTCTCCCTTAAGAAGTGAAATCTGGCTTCAATATGCTTACTCCTACCATGCAGAACTGGATTCTTCGCCAGATTTATGGTGGACTTATTATCGATTTGAAACACAAATGGTTTCTTCACTTCGACTTCCATTTCTTCAAGTAAAGTTTTGATCCAAATTGCTTGACATGCAGCATAGGATCCTGCTATATATCCAGCTTCACATGAAGACAATGCCACCACAGGTTAtttcttcgaacaccatgagaTTGGGGCACCAAATACTAGAAACAAGTATCCAGTTGTGCTTCTTTGATCTTCCTTATATCCACACCAATCAGCATATGAAAAACAATTTACTATTGCTTCTTTTCCTTCAGAGTCTTGTCGAAATAGTATTCCATAGTTTATTGATCCTTTCAAATATCTCAGGATTCTTCTTGCAACCTTCATGTGTAACACCCTTAGTTCACTCATATATCTGCTTAATAATCCAACAGCAAATCCTATATCAGGTCGACTGTTGCACACATACCTCAGAGATCCAATAATTTGTTTGAACAAAGTTGCATCAACTTTTTcttcctctccatgcttctccaacTTCACATTTGGTTCGACGGGTGATGAGGCAGGATTCGAGTCTTCCATTCTGAATCTCTTGGAATCTCTTTGATATACTTCCTTTGATGTAGCACCATACCTTGCTTAGACACTTGAAATTCCATACCtaggaaataagacaattttcccAGATCCGACATTTCGAATTCTTTCATCATAAGCTTTTTGAACTTCGACAAGTTCTTCAAGCTATTTCTAGTTACTAATAAGTCATCAACATACAAGAaaatgattgttatatcttgtgcTACCACCtgaacatagacaccatactcaGATTTGCATTTTATAAATCCCAATTCGACTTAGTATGAGTCGATCTTCTTGTTACATGCCCTAGGTGCCTGCTTGAGCCCATAGAGCGCTTTGTGCAACTTATATACTTTACTCGCTTCTTTTTGAATCACAAACCCTGGAGGTTATGTGACATAGACCTCTTCGTCTAAGGGACCATTCAAAAATGCTGATTTTACATCTAAATGAAAGATCGACCAGCCTTGGTTGCATGCCAATGCTACAATTAGTCGAACAGTCTCCAGTCTTGCTACTGAAGCAAAAACTTCAGAATAGTCGAGTCCTTCTCTTTGAAGAAACCCTCAATCTACTAGCCTTGCTTTATATCTTGCTATCGACCCATCAGCATTGTGTTTCAATTTGAACACCCACTTCACATCGATAGCCTTTGTACGTGTTGGCAATTCGACTACctcccatgtgttgtttctttTGATTACCTGTAACTCTTCAATCATAGCTAACTTCCACTGATTAATATTTAAAGCTTCGCTATAGTTGATTGGTTCAGCACCTGCAAGTAAAgcaaaatgaactaattctccatctggtgtgacttcatcatcaccCATCACTTCATAGTCATGAAGTCTTGTTGGACGAACTTTGGTTCTTTGAGGTCTTTGGTTTGTTCCAGCTACATCCTCTTCAACTTCGACTGTGTCGGGAATGTTAGCAACTACTTCGACCTCGACTGTGTCTTCAACTGGATTTCCAGCAATTCCTTCGACTTCAACTTCGACTTCAACTGTTTCTTCGTCGATGTTAGAGCTCAACAATGGCTTGCTAACTGAGTTACTAGAATTCCAATTCCAAGCAGAATTTTCATCAATCACAATATCTCGACTTAACACAATCTTCTCATATATTGGATTGAATAACATGTATGCACCAGTCTTGTGATATCCTACCAGAATCATAGGTTCACTCTTGTCATCAAGCTCCCTTCTTCTTGCATCAGGAACATGCTTGTAACACATAGAGCCAAACACCTTCAGATGACTTACCGATGGTCGTTTGCCATGCCACACTTCTTTAGGAACCTTATTCTTTAGCATCTTGGTAGGGCACCTATTCAAGATATAAACCGCAGTCGAAACAGCTTCACCCCATACAGATTTTGGCAAATTCTTCTGCTTTAGCATGAATCTCGCCATATCCAATATGGTTCTATTTCTTCTTTAttcaatttcattgtgttgaggCGTATAAGGAGCAGTTACCTCATGATCAAAACCATGTTCTGCACATAAATTTTCAAACACCTTAGATGTGTATTCGCCACCTCCATCTGTTCACAGAACTTTAATCTTCTTCTCACTCTGGTTTTTGACAAGTATCTTGAACCTCTTAAAGATTTCAAATACTTCATCCTTTTGTTTGATCACATAAATCCACAACTTTTGACTAAATTCATCAACAAAcgaaataaaatatttgtttccaCCAAGAGTATGTTCTTCGAATGGTCCACATACATCTGAATGTACCACTTCAAGTATGCAAGATGACCTCATTGGAATAGTCAAAACGAAAGAATTTCTTGATTGTTTTCCTACCAGACATCCTTCACAGAGTTTGTCGGGCATCTCAAGACTTGGAATACCAGTAACCATATCTTGAGTGATCAGTTGATTAAGTGATCAAAAATTCAAATGTCCAAACCTTAAATGCCACAACCAACTATCCTTGTGGCCGACAACAATTTTAAGATATTGAACTTCTGTCGAACTGATCATAGTCTTAAACATCATGTTCTTCGATAACGGAGACTTTAAGACCAAATTGTTCTGGGTGTCGAACAATTTACAAATTCCATCTTTCATGACAACTGAGAAACCTATTTCGACCAGTTGTCCAACACTTAGTAAGTTGCACTTCATTCCAGGTACATAAAGCACATCTTTGATCATGGATTTTGCTCATCTGAAAAACTATGTTGCCAGTACCTTCGGCTTGCAACAAACTATTATCAACAAGTTTTACCTTGCTCTTCTTCGACTCGTCAAAATCTGCCAACCACGCCTTTTGACTAGTCATGTGATTCGAGCAGCCTGAGTCGAGAAACCACATTTTGGATTTGACATGGTTATCTGCAACTGCAGCCATAACCACCATACCACCTACATAATCATCTGAATCTTGGTGTGCAAGTTTTTCTCCTTCGTCCTTGCCTTTTGTCGATCCATTATCTTTCTTGTACCAACAATGTTTGGACATGTGACTCCACTTTCACAGTTATAGCACTGCACACCTTTAccttttttatcttctttgtcctttTGATAGTTTTCTCCTCCTCCTTTTGAGGATTTAGAAGTCCCATCTTTATCCTGCTGCTTCTGGGGGTTCGACCAAGGCTTCTTACCCTGATTCTTGTCGAATTtgcctttgaatttgttggaaccaccattctTTTTCCATGACTGAGCTTGTCGTGCCTGTATCGAATCATGAACTCCTTTCCTTTCaacaatcctaatctcatgcgcctagagctgtcaaaatggtctCGGCCCATCGGGCCGACCCATAAGCCCAACAATTTAGTGCGGACCGAACtgcaaaataccttaaaaaataCGACACTATCTTTTTGGGCCAGCCCATCGGGCCTATGTTTTTATGGGCTGGACCGGACCGGGCCAAACGGGCTTCGGGCTGGCCCactaaaaaaagattttggtaaattttgagaaaaaaagattgagataagatatgatttcataaatgtgttttcaagtgataaaaaattaaagaggatgaggatatattttcaagatgatgtgataaaggaaattgttgtgagatggagagaaaatttgataagtatgagtgataatattaagttactttgtaCTTTTACATGGATGGTTTTGttgtattcatatatatatttatggataaatattttaaacatcacttatataagtttatgatgactctctacttatgttgtgttgcatttatccattacatcttttttataaaattaaaattataatattgaaatacgggcCGGGCTAGCCCATCAGGCTGCACGGGCCTTTGAAAAATGGGTCAGGCTCATTTTACGTGGCCCGTTTAGCAATCGGGTTGGGCCAGTCCATTTAAACGCATTGGCCCACCGGGCCGAAGCGGGCTGGGCCGGCCCATTTGACAGCTCTACATGCGCCTCCAACGAACCAACCAGATCCTCCAATTTTAGGTCTTCTACTttgttggattcttgaatagctacgaTAATGTAATCAAACTGAGAGGTCAACGTACgcattaccttctcaactatcatcttatTAGTTAGGGTTTCACCACAACCCTTCATGAGATGGACGAGTTTCTGCACCTTCGACACATACTCTGCAATCTTTTCGTCTTCTCTCATCGACAACAATTCATATTGTGGATGCAAGGTCTGCAACTTGACAACCTTGActttctcacctccttcataatacTTCACCAGACTATCCCATGCCTCCTTCACCAATTCAACATGAGAAATCCTGGCAAAGTTCGCTGAATCTACCGCCGTCTGAATGTAATACGCAGCCTTGCAATCTTTCTTCTTGACTCCGTTGTGGGCTGTTTTCTGTGCTTTGGTTGCATCTGCAGCCAGCACAGGTACGCCGCCACTTCTAGGGTTTCATGGAAGCCAAACAAGGATTGCAtctgtgtagcggggaaaatttgatatcgaagccatgggattgactcgaatcaatattccgtttgaaatcgccaccgcgctttattttttcaaaggaaaagggaaaagaacgtaaaacccaaagttttgtttttttaaaacaagaaagagaactcaggttcgggtgttgattatatgaggggaaggtttaaagcacccctcatatccgtggtactccacgggaacctttttgaaaatctgtgtgtgtgtgctaaaaagggtttgttttattttttaaaataagctcggcaaagcgttaagctttgggcctacatacctcctcggtgcaatggagaagtcagagctaatgtagttccgcttttggaaaaaaacgttttaaaacgaataaacactttgttgtcgttagagagaaatactcagccattgatcttgagcatgagaacaaacaagttctttgcatcgcaaatgaaataagggctccaactcggataaaatcaacgagtatgccattagctctctcacgcggaaaagatcttgttattatcaatcaatttcaaaatcgtggggtataaccactcgtttcgacaattaacggtgtctaaacttttgaagaaaagccactaggggcgaaagatatttttaagaaaaaggttttgaaaagattgcaaacataagaatattttggaaaaagggagaagattttgaaaatttaagaatgggaggagatgaagaggctaacctaatgcataaaataaaagctaaggaaagaaacggtctaaccgaataagaagccaacacttgacattaagagccaaggtagttttcccatcctttggatttatcaataccatcacattaacacttggggatccacatgaacttattgtcttagcaccatttttcattaagcacattaagattctgacgaaaattgggcagagtaacggctgttttcgggtaaaatccttatctcaatgccttggaattaaccatcaagggctttcaaggaaatacctgcacacataaacatacaacagaacaatgccagacagacagaacaatcacaggatagtaatagaatgagtccagaggtactaggtccataagtccgaatctccaaagtgctagggatagtaaccgatagtccaaataGAACCTTATgtagttttttagattttggttatttattagtgttttagcaaaaaaagtaaagtatggtccaagtggacaaaagaaaaataacagaagcataaacatatgtccaagtggacaaagagaaaatgacggaaagtaaatatgatgaaatgataaagtaaagcgataaagcgagaaatataaagagcggtaatataaagagccgtatagtaaaggtgcggaaattaaagttagttgttaagtgttaaagataaccatcttgaaacttgtcaagtatgttatcaaagttagtaggaagatctatggtgagtgaatgatgtacttggatttaaattcaatggggtttatcagaagcttgatagaatcatagcgactacacgataaaaacctccacaagtcttaaatcaaccgcatacaattctcttccatgtttgatctttttttattcgggacacgaaatattgcgctatgttaagcagatcgccaagtgatttatgtagaaatcaccctacaacgaggccggtcaaaactttatgtgctaatgcatgcgagaagaacgatatgtagatcgccttccgaaagcaataccgcacgaaaagaaaataggtaacgatctagtctttactaagaatccataagaattctcaaagtattaagactttcatcgatcaaaagaaaaaaaggagaaggagaagataaaatgcataaagataatcaactcacactatcattaatatcattcatctaatattatggatttggttctttcaaacctatcaacatcctagatccaatgatattaatgaaatggaggaagaagaataaaattcacaaaagataatcaactcacactatcattaatatcattcatctaatattatggattaggtcatttcaaacctatcaacatcctagatccaatgatattaatgaaatggaggaagtaggaagccaaaacaagcataaaaaaggcaaaaaaacacattctgccagcaggaaatcgatttacctctgtaggaaatcgatttcctgagtccagagttcaaattttaaaaaaaaaataaggtggaaatcgatttcctacagagggaaatcgatttcctgcacgcagcattcaaaaaatcagcattaggaggcataaaacttgacttaagcaaacatacaaacaccttatgatcacatatccattggagcacgaattttccatcaaatcaccatcaaatagcaccaatatagcatcaaagatgcattgaacacaagcaacaaagatctacatcttagaattgagaaatttaccaattcttgaattaaagtgttgaagtagcttcaagaacaagcacaaagtgtagatccttcaagtatggagataaacaatcaaagaaaagagtgaaatgtaggaggcttagttcaaaattagcaagattcaatgtgaaccttactaatcttatgaaaatgaactttgggtgagggttttggaaagggtgagaaatgaatttgcaagcaattttttggctctccaagcttgagaaatgaatttgcaagaacttttttggctatcaaaagcttgagaaatgagagagtagagggctctatttatagaattggagcaagagtagtggcaaattggtctttttgtgtttggtaattagcttgtgtttaattggtgattaaagtggcaatttaaatggtaaaaatggtaaaatgaggttaaagtgggtttaatgaatgagttaattttgatgaggtggaaaattgataaaatgatcaaataaaaaggtgccaaaatgatgtcaagcttccctccttatatttttttgaattttgcgcacaggaaatcgatttcccacaggggtacatcgatttccaccttcaaattttcaaaaaactgttttcttgcactgttttgatttttgcccgatctttcacctgtaaaatataaacaaaagagacaaaacatatatttttgattttttttgttagtataaacaaataaaaaggctat is part of the Vicia villosa cultivar HV-30 ecotype Madison, WI linkage group LG2, Vvil1.0, whole genome shotgun sequence genome and encodes:
- the LOC131650185 gene encoding secreted RxLR effector protein 161-like gives rise to the protein MEDSNPASSPVEPNVKLEKHGEEEKVDATLFKQIIGSLRYVCNSRPDIGFAVGLLSRYMSELRVLHMKVARRILRYLKGSINYGILFRQDSEGKEAIVNCFSYADWCGYKEDQRSTTGYLFLVFGAPISWCSKK